The genomic window GCGCATAAATCGCCTTTGCCTGGCGCAGCCGCTCTCGCGGGCTGCCCTGCAACAAGCCCCCGAATGCCTCCTGCAGCGGGTACACCCCTGCCCGGCCATAGGGCGCATAGACCAGCAGCCCGATCCCGCCGCCATCGGCCAGCGCCGCGCCAAGCGCGTCGAACCCCGATTGCGGCGCGGGCAGATGGTGCAGCACGCCGCAGCAATCGATATAATCGAACGGCCCGTATGCGGCGGCCTCCAGCAGAGAGCCCGTATGGAATGTGATCCCTGTCAGCCCCCGCGCCCCGGCGCGCCTTTCGGCCACGTCCCGGGCAGCGGCAGACAGATCAAGATAGGTGATTTCATAAGGCTTTCCCGCACTGGTCAGAACCTGCGCAAGCTGGATCAGCGCATCGCCGGTGCCGCCGCCCGCCACCAGCACCCGGAACGGCACGGACCAGTCACGCTGCCCGGCGAAAAGGAAATGGTCGATCTCTAGCGGATGGCTGGGTGATCCGGTGATCAGGCGCTTTTTCTCATCACCCGGGTCGCGTTCGGGATAGGGAAAGGCGTCATATTGCTCGGTGACATCGCTCATGGGGGGCTTCTATCCTCTTGCCGCAGCTCGTCCAGCGACGCCTGTTGTTCCCGGGTCAGACCCGCAAGCGGCACCACCCAGCTGTGGATTGAAAAGACAATCGCGCCCGTGCGCGGCAGGCGGCGCATGACCTGACGTTCAGAGCGCAGAAACCCGGGGGGCCCGGTCACTGACCTGCGCGGGTCTGCCGCGCGCCGGGGCTGATAAAGCGCCGGGTTTTCATATAGCAGCGCATTCTGACGCCAAAGCGGCCTGTCGCAATGCAGATGGTCGAACAGGCGCTGCACGCGCGGGGCCATATCCGCATCATAAGGCGCAACCGGTCTGTGGATCGCGCCCAGCGGATGGCCGATCTTCTCGGCCAGCGTCCAGGAGGCGGGAAAGCACAGGATCGCGGCGGTCAGTATGTGCTCACCAGCCCCGTCCGGTTTTTGCAGCAGGCAGATATCCTCCTGAACCAGATGCGCGATCACACTCAGCCTGTCCTCAGCCTTCAGCGAAACGGCCCGGCCATCGGGGCAATGCATCCGGTCCCTGTGCCGATGAAACCCTTGCCGCCCGTCACACCAGCCCAGAACCTCCTGATACAGTTCCTCGATGGCGTCCCCGGCCCCCGGCAGGGCGGCGATGACATCCCGGGGCCTTACCCGGGTCAGATGCAGGCGCAGCGCCATCTGATCGGCATAAACCTCGTCCAGCATCAGCCAATCCGCCCCATCTGCCAATGGCTGCACCCCCGGCAGGCGACGGCCCACAGGCGCCATCCACGGCGCATATGGCAGGGTTTTCTGGCAGATATGTTCCAAATCCGACCTTTCCTGTGCCGCGTTCTGGCGCGCCCGGGCCGGTTTGACCCCGCAGGCTGATCCAAAATCCTGGGGTGGAGGATGCCCGCGATGAATGAAGCCTATCGCTTGCCCAAGCGCAAGATCGACCCCGGCAAGGGCGCAGTCCTGCCCGATGGCACCCCGAATGACAATGACCGGGTCGAGATCGGGCCGACCCTTCTGGCCTTTGCCGAATGGGAGGCCGCCGGTCTGATCCTGCCCGATCTGGCCGCGATGCGGGCCTTCCGGCTGAACCGGCTGGTCGAAAGACTGGTGGAACGCGATTATGGCGGGCTGCTGATGTTCGACCCGCTGAACATCCGCTACGCGACCGATTCCACCTCGATGCAGCTCTGGAACACCCATAACCCGTTCCGCGCCTGTCTGGTGACGGCCGATGGCCATATGGTGCTGTGGGATTACAAGAATTCCCCCTTTCTGGCCGACCATAACCCGCTGGTGCGCGAGACCCGCTCCGGCGCGTCGATGTTCTATTTCTCTGTCGGTGATAAAACCGATGCCGCAGCGGATAGCTTTGCCGGCCAGATTGCCGAAGTGATGGCCGCCCATGCGGGGGGCAACAAACGCCTGGCCGTGGACAAGATCATGCTGCATGGCGCCCGGGCGCTGGAAGCCGCCGGTTTCACGCTATGTGAAGGCGAAGAGGTCACCGAAAAGGCCCGGGTCATCAAAGGCCCCGATGAGATTCTGGCGATGCGCTGTGCCTCCCATGCCTGCGAGACCGCCGTGGCCGAGATGGAGGCCACCTGCGCGCCCGGCCTCAGCGAAGATGAAATCTGGGCGGTACTGCATGCGGAAAACATCAAACGCGGTGGCGAGTGGATCGAGACCCGGCTGCTGTCCTCGGGTCCGCGCACCAACCCGTGGTTTCAGGAATGCGGCCCCCGTGTGGTGCAGAATAACGAGATCGTCGCCTTCGACACCGATCTGATCGGAAGCTACGGGATATGCGTCGATATCAGCCGCACATGGTGGGTGGGCGACGGGCCCCCGCGCCCCGATATGATCGCGGCGATGCAGCACGCCCATGAGCATATCATGGTCAATAAACAGATGCTGAAACCCGGCGTCTCGTTCCGCGAGTTGACATTCGGTGGCCATCAACTGGACCGGAAATATGTCGCGCGGCAATATTCCTGCCGGTTCCACGGCGTGGGGCTGTGCGATGAATGGCCGCTGATCGCCTATCCCGAAACCATCATTGAAGGCGCGTTCGATTATGAACTGGAACCCGGAATGACATTATGCGCCGAGGCGCTGGTGGGGGAAGAGGGCGGCGATTTCTGCATCAAGCTGGAAGACCAGGTGCTGATCACCGAAGACGGGTATGAGGATTTGACCCATTACCCGTTCGATGAACGGCTGATGGGTGGATAATCCGCCGCGCCTGTTATCCTGTCTTCAACACACCCGGCCCTTCACCTCTGCGCACATTCCACCACGAGACCGTGACATCCAGTATCTACGGGTTGTTTCAGATCGCAGTGGCGCACATTCTATCGGTCCAACTCGCTAAGGAGCCCGCATAATGCCCAGTGACCGTTTTACCTTTCCCGGTTCCACCGGCGCAGAACTGGCCGCACGGCTGGATTTGCCGGTCGGTCCACATCTGGCAACTGCAATTCTGGCCCATTGCTTCACCTGTGGCAAAGACATTCCCGCAGCCCGGCGCATCTCGGCCCGGCTGGCAGCGATGGGGTTTGCGGTTCTGCGGTTCGATTTCACCGGGTTGGGCCATTCCGAAGGCGAGTTCGAAAACACTTCTTTCACCTCGAATGTCGCGGATCTGCACGCTGCGGCAAACGCGCTGGTCGAACGCAGCATGGCGCCATCCCTGCTGATCGGCCATTCCCTTGGCGGCGCGGCGGTTCTGCGCGCCGCGGGCGAGATGGAATCGATCCGCGCGGTTGCCACCATCGGCGCGCCTTTCGACCCGGGGCATGTGACCCATAATTTCGGCGGCGCGCTGGACAAGATCGCCGCTGACGGCGTGGGGGAGGTAAAACTTGGCGGGCGCGTCATTCGCATTGGCCAGGGCTTTGTCGAGGATGTGCATGCAGAGAATATTCAGCCCGCGATTTCAAGCCTGAACAGGGCTTTGCTGGTCCTGCACGCGCCGCGTGATGACATCGTGGGGATCGAAAATGCCACACAGATTTTCAGTGCCGCGAAACACCCCAAAAGCTTTGTCACGCTGGACAGTGCCGACCATCTGGTGACCCGCCAGGAAGATGCTGAATATGCCGCCAAAGTGATCGCCGCCTGGGCCAGCCGCTATGTCAATCTGCGCCCGCCCGCCCCGCCGATCGGCGCGCCCGAGGGCATCACCCGCGTGTCGGAGGCGCACCCGGACGGGTTTTTGCAGGATGTGCAGGCAGGCCCGTTTCATCACGTCTATGCGGATGAACCGCTCAGCTATGGCGGCACCAACAAGGGCATGACGCCTTATCAGTTTCTGGCCGCCGGGCTGGGCGCCTGCACCTCGATGACGATCCGCATGTACGCCCGTCGCAAGAAATGGCCGCTGGATCATGTGGCCGTCGATGTGACCCATAACCGGGTGCACGGGCAGGATGCGGCCGGACCGGCCATGCCGCTGGATCATTTCACCCGTGCCATCACCCTGACCGGCGATCTGAATGCGGAACAGCGCCAGAAACTTCTGGATATCGCGGATAAATGCCCTGTTCACAAAAGCCTGGAGCAAAGTGCCGAGATTTCTACGGTCCTGTCGCAAGCGGCAGAAGCGGCGTTGACTTGATCTCTTCCATGCTCAGAAGCGCCGTGACGTTATAGATCCGCACCTCTGAGATCAACGCCTGGTAAAAGGCGTCATAGGCCCGCGCATTCGGCACCCGCACTTTCAGGATATAGTCGATCTCGCCCGCCAGCCGATGTGCTTCCATCACCTCGGGGCGGGCCTGAAGCGCCGCCAGAAAAGCCTGCTGCCATTCTGCCTCATGCTCGGATGTCCGGATCAGCACGAAAAAGCAGGCTTCCAGCCCCAGCGCTTCCGCATCCAGAATGACCGTCTGTCGGCCAATGATACCGGCCTCGCGCAATTTGCGAATCCGGGTCCAGACCGGGGTCTTGGACGAGCCGACCTCGCGGGCAATCTCATCCAGCGACCGGCTCGCATCCTCCTGCAGGGCGCGTAGAATTTTCCGGTCCATCTCATCAATCTGAACAGACATTCCTGGCCCTTTCCCATGGCGAAACGTGAACTCTTCATTCACAGGGCATACAGAACATATGTTCCTATTCGCAAGACATACCTGCCAATTAACGGGAAAATATTCTATCTTTATCAGGAATTCGCAGCCAAAAGGTTCGATAGCCGTGCAGCATTTCCCGATCTTTCTGGCCATAGCGGGCCGTCGTGTCATCGTCTCCGGCGGGGGGGAGGCTGCATTGGCCAAACTGCGCCTGCTTCTGAAAACCGAAGCGCGGCTCTGCGTCTTTGCCAGCGCGCCTGCGCCCGATATCCGCCTTTGGGCGGCAGAGGGACGCCTGACCCTGACAGAACGCGCCCTGGCCCCCGGTGACGCAGTAAGTGCCGCGCTTTTCTATGCCGCCAATGAGGATGAGGCCGAAGATGCCCGCGTGACCCGACTGGCGCAGGCGGAGGGTGCGCTGACCAACTGGGTCGATAATCTGGCCCAAAGCCAGTTCATCACCCCCGCCATCGTTGATCGCGACCCGGTCACCGTGGCCATCGGCACCGAAGGCGCGGCCCCGGTTCTGGCCCGCGCGATCAAAGCGGATCTGGAGGCACGCCTGCCAGCCCATCTGGGACCACTGGCGCGGATCGGGAAAACCTTCCGCAAAGCGGTGGAGGCCCTGCCCATGGGCCGGGCCCGGCGCGATTTCTGGTCTGACTATTACTTCAAGACCGGGCCGGAACATATTGTAAGTGAAGGCAAAGGGATCGTTGAAAGGGGGCTAAAGACCCTTCTTGCGGACCATCTGTCACGCCGCGCGGCCCCGGGCCGTGTTGCGCTGGTGGGGGCCGGTCCGGGGGACCCGGAGCTGCTGACCCTGAAGGCCCGCCGCGCACTGGATGAGGCCGATGTGGTGATCTATGACCGGCTTGTCGCGCCTGAAATCCTCGACCTCGCCAGACGTGAAGCAAAGATGATCCATGCCGGAAAAGAGGGGTTCGGCCCCTCCATGTCGCAAAGCGATATCTGCAGGCTGATCACCGATCACGCAGCCCGGGGCGCCTATGTGGTGCGTCTGAAATCCGGCGATCCAACGGTGTATGGCCGTCTGGATGAAGAGATTGACGCGCTTGAGGCCGCAGGTCTCGCGTGGAGCGTTATTCCCGGCATCACCGCCGCCTCGGCCGCCGCCGCCGGGATCGGGCAAAGCCTGACCAAACGCGGGCGCAATTCGGCCCTGCGCTTTCTGACCGGCCATGATGTCAAAGGCTTTGCCGAACATGACTGGCGCGGGCTGGCGCGCGCGGGCGAGGTTGCGGCGATCTATATGGCCAAGAAAGGCGCGCGGTTCCTGCAAGGGCGGCTGTTGATGCATGGCGCCTCTGCCGACACACCGGTGACGGTGGTCGAAAACGCGTCACGGGCCGGGGGCCGGACGCTTGCCACCACGCTTGCCCGACTGCCCGTCGATATCGACAGCGCCGCGCTGACCGGGCCGGCCATTCTGCTTTACGGCCTTTCCCCCCGCGCCGCCGAGGCCGCCCTGCCCCTTCTGCAAAAGGATCACGCCTGATGCCCCTAGCTTTCACGCCCAAAATCGTGACCGCGAATGCCCTGTTAGAGGGGGATGTGGTCTATCTGACCGATGATGACCGGTGGACCCGTCGGATGTCAGAGGCCGAGCTGATTGAAGATGAAGCCCATGCGCAATTGCGCCTTCTGGATGCGGAAATGCAGCCCGGTCAGGTGGTTGGCCCCTATCTGGCCGATGCAAGGCCAGGGCCCGATGGCCCCGCACCGGTGCATTTCCGCGAGGCCTTTCGCGCGAAAGGCCCGTCAAACTACCCCCATGGCAAGCAGGAGATGGGCTGAGCCCTGGAATTCTCGAGAATTCCAGCCGTTTTCCCCGGGGAAAACGACGACCGGTCCCAAAAGGAGCACCCGCAAATGTACCGTTACACCGAGTTCGATGCCGCCTTTCTCGCCGAACGCGCGGCCCAGTTCCGTGCGCAGGTTGAACGGCGGATCGACGGATCGCTGACAGAGGATGAATTCAAACCCCTGCGCCTGATGAACGGGCTCTACCTGCAACTGCATGCCTATATGCTGCGCGTGGCGATCCCCTATGGCACGCTGAATGCACGACAGATGCGGCAACTGGCGATGATCGCCGAGCGGTGGGACAAGGGCTATGGCCATTTCACCACACGGCAGAACATTCAGTATAACTGGCCGAAACTGGCAGATGTGCCCGATATGCTGGATGCCCTGGCCGAGGTCGGCATGCATGCGATCCAGACCTCGGGCAACACGATCCGCAATGTCACCGCCGATCATTTCGCAGGCGCCGCCGAAGACGAGATTGCCGACCCGCGCCCGGTGGCCGAGCTGATCCGGCAATGGTCCACCGACCACCCGGAGTTTCAGTTCCTGCCGCGCAAATTCAAAGTCGCCGTGACCGGCAGCCCGGGGGATCGGGCGGTGACCGCGGCCCATGATATCGGCCTGCGCATCGTGAAACGCGAGGGTGAGATCGGCTATCAGGTTCTGGTCGGCGGAGGGCTTGGCCGCACGCCCATGATCGGCAAGGTGCTGGCGGAATTTGTACCGGGGGCTGACCTGTTACCCTATCTGGAAAGCGTGGTGGCGGTCTATAATCTGCTGGGTCGCCGCGACAATAAATACAAGGCCCGGATCAAGATCACGGTGCATGAGACGGGTCTGGAGGAAATCCGCCGTCTGGTTGGGGATGAATTCGCCATTCGCAAGGCGCATTTTGCCGGGGCGGATCAAAAACTGCTTTCAGAAATCAAATCTCACTTTGCATCCCCGCCATTCATATCGCCTGAAACCGGGAATTTCGATAGCACATATGCGATAAACCCGGGCTTCCGCGCCTTTGTGGATACAAATGTGGATAAGCATCGGCAGGATGGCTATGCGATTGTCTCGATCTCGCTGAAATCCCATGGTGCCACACCGGGGGATGCAAGCGCCGGTCAGATGCGG from Rhodophyticola sp. CCM32 includes these protein-coding regions:
- a CDS encoding DUF2849 domain-containing protein; translation: MPLAFTPKIVTANALLEGDVVYLTDDDRWTRRMSEAELIEDEAHAQLRLLDAEMQPGQVVGPYLADARPGPDGPAPVHFREAFRAKGPSNYPHGKQEMG
- a CDS encoding Lrp/AsnC family transcriptional regulator, coding for MSVQIDEMDRKILRALQEDASRSLDEIAREVGSSKTPVWTRIRKLREAGIIGRQTVILDAEALGLEACFFVLIRTSEHEAEWQQAFLAALQARPEVMEAHRLAGEIDYILKVRVPNARAYDAFYQALISEVRIYNVTALLSMEEIKSTPLLPLATGP
- a CDS encoding heme-dependent oxidative N-demethylase family protein translates to MEHICQKTLPYAPWMAPVGRRLPGVQPLADGADWLMLDEVYADQMALRLHLTRVRPRDVIAALPGAGDAIEELYQEVLGWCDGRQGFHRHRDRMHCPDGRAVSLKAEDRLSVIAHLVQEDICLLQKPDGAGEHILTAAILCFPASWTLAEKIGHPLGAIHRPVAPYDADMAPRVQRLFDHLHCDRPLWRQNALLYENPALYQPRRAADPRRSVTGPPGFLRSERQVMRRLPRTGAIVFSIHSWVVPLAGLTREQQASLDELRQEDRSPP
- the dddP gene encoding dimethylsulfonioproprionate lyase DddP, with the translated sequence MNEAYRLPKRKIDPGKGAVLPDGTPNDNDRVEIGPTLLAFAEWEAAGLILPDLAAMRAFRLNRLVERLVERDYGGLLMFDPLNIRYATDSTSMQLWNTHNPFRACLVTADGHMVLWDYKNSPFLADHNPLVRETRSGASMFYFSVGDKTDAAADSFAGQIAEVMAAHAGGNKRLAVDKIMLHGARALEAAGFTLCEGEEVTEKARVIKGPDEILAMRCASHACETAVAEMEATCAPGLSEDEIWAVLHAENIKRGGEWIETRLLSSGPRTNPWFQECGPRVVQNNEIVAFDTDLIGSYGICVDISRTWWVGDGPPRPDMIAAMQHAHEHIMVNKQMLKPGVSFRELTFGGHQLDRKYVARQYSCRFHGVGLCDEWPLIAYPETIIEGAFDYELEPGMTLCAEALVGEEGGDFCIKLEDQVLITEDGYEDLTHYPFDERLMGG
- the cysG gene encoding siroheme synthase CysG; this translates as MQHFPIFLAIAGRRVIVSGGGEAALAKLRLLLKTEARLCVFASAPAPDIRLWAAEGRLTLTERALAPGDAVSAALFYAANEDEAEDARVTRLAQAEGALTNWVDNLAQSQFITPAIVDRDPVTVAIGTEGAAPVLARAIKADLEARLPAHLGPLARIGKTFRKAVEALPMGRARRDFWSDYYFKTGPEHIVSEGKGIVERGLKTLLADHLSRRAAPGRVALVGAGPGDPELLTLKARRALDEADVVIYDRLVAPEILDLARREAKMIHAGKEGFGPSMSQSDICRLITDHAARGAYVVRLKSGDPTVYGRLDEEIDALEAAGLAWSVIPGITAASAAAAGIGQSLTKRGRNSALRFLTGHDVKGFAEHDWRGLARAGEVAAIYMAKKGARFLQGRLLMHGASADTPVTVVENASRAGGRTLATTLARLPVDIDSAALTGPAILLYGLSPRAAEAALPLLQKDHA
- a CDS encoding bifunctional alpha/beta hydrolase/OsmC family protein, with the translated sequence MPSDRFTFPGSTGAELAARLDLPVGPHLATAILAHCFTCGKDIPAARRISARLAAMGFAVLRFDFTGLGHSEGEFENTSFTSNVADLHAAANALVERSMAPSLLIGHSLGGAAVLRAAGEMESIRAVATIGAPFDPGHVTHNFGGALDKIAADGVGEVKLGGRVIRIGQGFVEDVHAENIQPAISSLNRALLVLHAPRDDIVGIENATQIFSAAKHPKSFVTLDSADHLVTRQEDAEYAAKVIAAWASRYVNLRPPAPPIGAPEGITRVSEAHPDGFLQDVQAGPFHHVYADEPLSYGGTNKGMTPYQFLAAGLGACTSMTIRMYARRKKWPLDHVAVDVTHNRVHGQDAAGPAMPLDHFTRAITLTGDLNAEQRQKLLDIADKCPVHKSLEQSAEISTVLSQAAEAALT